The nucleotide sequence AAGCGAAGTTATCGTTCAAAAGCAGAAAAAACTTACATCTAAAGTTATTTCACGTTTAATAGATTTAAATATAAATGAAATTGCAATTGATGAAAATGAACTTTTAGATAAATATATAGCTGAAAAAATTGACAATAATGGCTCTGTAATAGAAGGGCTTTCTTTAATAGATTCAAAGATTTTGCAAGAACTAAAATTGATGGGAAACTTTAACTTTAAGCTTTTATATAGTGAATATGATGATTACATGATTATTAATACGCTTAAAGCAGACCATGAAGTTTTGCAAAAAAGGAGAATCGGACTAAAAGAAGATTTACCTATTGAAGATATTGCAAAAATTTACCTTCATAAATCTTTAAGACCTGGCGAGCATTCTTCTGTTGAAGAAGCTAATAAATTTTTTGCTGGTTTGTTTTTTGATCCTTTAAAGTATGATTTGTCAATAGAAGGTAGGGCTAAGATTAATGAAACACTAAATATAGATATCCCAAAAGATATTAGAGTATTAACGGTTGATGATTTTTTTGGGATAATTAATCATATAATATTGTTTAAAAATGGTAAAGTTTCAGCGGATGATATGGATAGCCTTTCAAATAGAAGAGTCCATTTGGTAGGTGAGCTTTTATATTCTGAGATCAGAAAAGGCTTGTATAGAATGCAAAGATTGATAAAAGATAGACTTTTGATGCCAAAAGAAACGGAAGATTTAACCCCTTATGATGTCATTAATACAAAACCAGTTGCAACTGCCGTTAAAGATTTTTTTGCAACTGGTCAGTTATCACAATTTTTAGACCAAACAAATATATTATCTGAGATTTCTCATAAAAGAAGGTTATCAGCTTTAGGACCAGGTGGTTTAACACGTGAAAGAGCAGGTTTTGAAGTCCGTGATGTTCACCCATCTCATTACGGAAGGCTTTGTCCTATCGAGACACCAGAAGGACCAAATATCGGTCTGATTGTTTCATTTTCAATATACGCTAAAGTAAACGAGTTTGGATTTATTGAAACGCCTTATAGAATAGTAGAGAATGGTAAGGTTACAGACAAAATTGTTTACATGACAGCAGGCAAAGAAAAAGACCATATAATAGCTCAAGCAAGCGTTGATCTAAATCCGGATGGCACATTTGCCCAAGAGTATGTACCATCAATGAAAAACGGTGAATTTATTATGGCTCACAAAATGGATGTTAACTTGATGGATGTATCTCCAAGACAAATTGTTTCCGTTGCGGCGAGTTTGATACCATTTTTGGAACATGATGATGCAAATAGAGCACTTATGGGTTCGAATATGCAACGTCAAGCTGTACCACTTATTGCCCCTGAAGCTCCGCTTGTGGGTACAGGAATGGAAAAAGAGGTAGGAATATATTCAAGGCATGCCGTACTTGCTAAAAGAGATGGTAAAGTTATAAGAATAGAAAGCAACAAAATTTATATAGCAGTGCAATCACAAGAAGGAGCTTATGAAATAGATAAATATGATTTAAATAATTTTGTAAGATCAAACCAGGATACATGCTTTTCGCAAAAACCAATTGTAAAAATTGGTGATTATGTTAAAAAAGGTCAGGTTATTGCAGATGGTCCCACCATGGACAAAGGGGAGCTTGCACTTGGAAGGAATATGGTTGTAGCTTTTGTACCATGGCGTGGATATAACTATGAAGATGGTATAACAATTTCAAGACGTGTTGTCGAAGAAGATTTATTCACATCCATACATATAAAAGAGTTTGAGGTGTATGCACGTGACACGAAACTTGGACCAGAAGAAATAACTGCAGATATCCCAAGCGCTTCTGCTGAATTAATTAAAAATTTAGATAAAAATGGCATAGTAAGAATTGGTGCTTATGTAAAACCCGGAGATATACTGGTTGGAAAAGTTACGCCAAAAGCAGAAACACACTATTCTCCAGAAGAGAGGCTTTTAAGGGCAATTTTTGGTGAAAAAGCCTCTAATGTGTCAGATTCGTCCCTTAGGGTTCCATCAGATACAGAAGGTACTGTGATTGATGTTAGAATTTTTAGGCGAAAAGGCACCGAAAAACTAGCACGGGAAGAGTATATACAAAAAGAGGATATAAAAAAGATAAATGAAGAACTAAAAACTCAACTGCACCTTTTAGAAAACTTAAAATTAGAATCATACAAAAAATTACTGGAAGAAGAAACATTAGAAAAAGATTTATCTTTACAGGACATTGTTTACAAGAAAGGCAGCAAACTGGATAAATGTGCACTTGATGCTTTAGATGAAAATCAAATTAAAGAGTTACTTTCTCCAAAAAACAAATTGAAAGCAAAAGAAATAGAGAAACATTATAAGAAGATATCTAAAGCTTTAAAAGATGAATATGCTAAGAAAGTAAAAGAAATTGACAAAGAAGACGAGCTTCCCCCCAGCGTAATAATGAGTGTAAAAGTTTTTATTGCAACAAAAAGAAAATTATCCGTTGGCGATAAAATGAGTGGAAGACACGGTAATAAAGGTGTGGTTTCGCGAATATTGCCTGTATGTGATATGCCTTTCATGGAAGATGGAACACCGG is from Desulfurella sp. and encodes:
- the rpoB gene encoding DNA-directed RNA polymerase subunit beta, which codes for MVQPLCLDYRLRVNFAQTQEVLSVPDILNMAIESYNRFLQKGSDFEKTLENAFKEIFPIEDVHGKIKLEYVDYYLRESKYNPMICKLKGITYGASLMLKVKLTLWDTDASGNKIGVRDIKEQEIYVCEFPLMSESGSFIINGVERVIVNQLHRSPGVIFKNLTQQKENNYYAQIIPEKGSWVEFETDNKNLLHIRIDRKKKFPATVILKALGFNDLDILNRIYKLIDIHVKDGNFYAKPDKNLQGFKVKEDIMVESEVIVQKQKKLTSKVISRLIDLNINEIAIDENELLDKYIAEKIDNNGSVIEGLSLIDSKILQELKLMGNFNFKLLYSEYDDYMIINTLKADHEVLQKRRIGLKEDLPIEDIAKIYLHKSLRPGEHSSVEEANKFFAGLFFDPLKYDLSIEGRAKINETLNIDIPKDIRVLTVDDFFGIINHIILFKNGKVSADDMDSLSNRRVHLVGELLYSEIRKGLYRMQRLIKDRLLMPKETEDLTPYDVINTKPVATAVKDFFATGQLSQFLDQTNILSEISHKRRLSALGPGGLTRERAGFEVRDVHPSHYGRLCPIETPEGPNIGLIVSFSIYAKVNEFGFIETPYRIVENGKVTDKIVYMTAGKEKDHIIAQASVDLNPDGTFAQEYVPSMKNGEFIMAHKMDVNLMDVSPRQIVSVAASLIPFLEHDDANRALMGSNMQRQAVPLIAPEAPLVGTGMEKEVGIYSRHAVLAKRDGKVIRIESNKIYIAVQSQEGAYEIDKYDLNNFVRSNQDTCFSQKPIVKIGDYVKKGQVIADGPTMDKGELALGRNMVVAFVPWRGYNYEDGITISRRVVEEDLFTSIHIKEFEVYARDTKLGPEEITADIPSASAELIKNLDKNGIVRIGAYVKPGDILVGKVTPKAETHYSPEERLLRAIFGEKASNVSDSSLRVPSDTEGTVIDVRIFRRKGTEKLAREEYIQKEDIKKINEELKTQLHLLENLKLESYKKLLEEETLEKDLSLQDIVYKKGSKLDKCALDALDENQIKELLSPKNKLKAKEIEKHYKKISKALKDEYAKKVKEIDKEDELPPSVIMSVKVFIATKRKLSVGDKMSGRHGNKGVVSRILPVCDMPFMEDGTPVDIVLNPLGVPSRMNLGQIYETIL